Proteins from a genomic interval of Verrucomicrobiales bacterium:
- the hisC gene encoding histidinol-phosphate transaminase — protein sequence MSSFRPLIRPLVQKLHPYVPGEQPKIKGLIKLNTNENPYPPAPGVLKAVRQAVDGRLRLYPNPTSQALRDRLAALHGCQPQNIIVGNGSDELLALAVRTFVEPAAGPRRRSSSTVQFFHPSYSLYPVLADSHGATCHPVPLGPGFALPSPGALKKGRLWDFKAALTLVTTPNAPSGNGFATKDLASLCRAQRGVVILDEAYVDFARENAASLALKHPHVLVARTFSKAYSLCFQRVGYFIGSAELIDALDRMRDSYNVNGLGQIAALSTLDFLPYYRARFRQIIATRDRLGKALTELGFRVLPSQTNFILVEPPRYPASEWLERLRQSKVLVRWFSHPDVRSYLRITIGTDAEIDTLLRAVRKNLR from the coding sequence ATGAGCTCTTTCCGTCCTCTCATTCGGCCCCTGGTCCAGAAGCTCCACCCTTATGTCCCGGGCGAGCAGCCGAAGATCAAGGGTTTGATCAAACTCAACACCAACGAGAATCCTTATCCCCCTGCCCCGGGTGTTCTCAAAGCGGTCCGGCAGGCGGTGGATGGGCGGTTGCGGTTGTATCCCAATCCTACATCCCAAGCGCTGCGGGATCGGCTGGCGGCTCTGCATGGCTGTCAGCCCCAAAACATCATTGTGGGCAATGGATCGGACGAGCTGTTGGCCCTCGCGGTTCGCACGTTCGTCGAGCCTGCTGCCGGACCCCGGCGGCGGTCCTCCTCGACCGTCCAGTTTTTCCATCCCAGCTATTCGCTGTATCCCGTGTTGGCAGATTCGCACGGGGCCACGTGCCATCCCGTTCCCTTAGGCCCAGGGTTCGCCTTGCCCAGCCCGGGGGCCTTGAAGAAGGGGCGGCTGTGGGATTTCAAGGCTGCGCTGACATTGGTGACCACTCCGAATGCACCAAGTGGCAACGGCTTTGCAACGAAGGACCTCGCGTCGCTGTGTCGGGCGCAGCGAGGTGTGGTCATCCTCGATGAAGCCTACGTTGATTTTGCCCGCGAGAACGCGGCTTCGTTGGCTTTGAAGCACCCGCATGTTTTGGTCGCACGGACCTTCTCGAAGGCGTATTCCCTCTGCTTTCAGCGGGTGGGCTATTTTATAGGATCGGCGGAGTTGATCGATGCGCTGGACCGCATGCGCGACAGTTACAACGTGAATGGCCTGGGGCAGATCGCAGCGCTTTCTACCTTGGATTTTCTCCCGTATTATCGCGCGCGGTTTCGACAAATCATCGCCACCCGGGATCGGCTGGGAAAGGCGCTCACGGAGCTTGGTTTCCGGGTGTTGCCGAGCCAGACGAACTTCATTCTGGTCGAGCCGCCACGTTATCCTGCGTCTGAGTGGTTGGAGCGGCTGAGGCAGAGCAAAGTCCTCGTTCGCTGGTTCAGCCATCCGGACGTGCGATCCTACCTGCGAATCACCATCGGAACCGATGCTGAGATCGATACTCTGCTCCGAGCCGTTCGGAAGAATCTGCGCTAG